The proteins below are encoded in one region of Pseudomonas sp. SCB32:
- a CDS encoding Hsp20 family protein, whose amino-acid sequence MSNVLSLAPLFRQSIGFDRFNDLFESALRSESGSSYPPYNVEKHGDDQYRIVIAAAGLQEEDLELQVERGVLTVNGGKREKASESVTYLHQGIAQRAFKLSFRLADHIEVQGASLKNGLLSVELVRIVPEEAKPKRIAINGQRPAIEG is encoded by the coding sequence ATGAGCAACGTCCTTTCCCTCGCCCCGCTGTTCCGCCAGTCCATCGGTTTCGATCGTTTCAACGATCTGTTCGAATCCGCCCTGCGCAGCGAAAGCGGCAGTTCCTACCCGCCCTACAACGTCGAGAAGCATGGTGACGACCAGTACCGCATCGTCATCGCTGCCGCCGGCCTGCAGGAAGAAGACCTGGAGCTGCAAGTGGAGCGCGGCGTGCTGACCGTCAACGGCGGCAAGCGCGAGAAGGCTTCCGAGAGCGTCACCTACCTGCACCAGGGCATCGCCCAGCGTGCCTTCAAGCTGTCCTTCCGCCTGGCCGACCACATCGAGGTCCAGGGCGCGTCGCTGAAGAACGGCCTGCTCAGCGTCGAGCTGGTGCGCATCGTTCCGGAAGAAGCCAAGCCCAAGCGGATCGCCATCAACGGCCAGCGCCCGGCTATCGAAGGCTGA